The following coding sequences are from one Nicotiana tomentosiformis chromosome 3, ASM39032v3, whole genome shotgun sequence window:
- the LOC138907591 gene encoding uncharacterized protein, protein MGIDWLYSCFAKLDCRTRIVRFEFPNEPVIEWKGDDEVPKGRFISYLKATKMINKGCIYHFVRATDTDAEAPTLESVLVVNEFPEVFPDELPRTPPHREIDFWIDVISGMHPISIPPYRIAQAELKELKE, encoded by the coding sequence atggggatagactggctttattcatgttttgctaagcttgattgccgaaccagaatcGTTagatttgaatttccaaatgagccagttatcgaatggaagggggatgatgaggtgccgaagggtaggtttatttcttaccttaaggccacaaagatgatcaacaaggggtgtatttaccattttgtTCGGGCTACAGACactgatgctgaggcacctacacttgagtctgtactagttgtgaatgaatttccagaggtcttcCCTGATGAGCTCCCTAGGACCCCACCacacagggagattgatttttggATTGATGTGATATCAGGCATGcaccctatatctattccaccctatagaatTGCAcaggcagaattgaaggagctaaaggaataa